One region of Flavobacterium sp. KACC 22763 genomic DNA includes:
- a CDS encoding carboxymuconolactone decarboxylase family protein, whose protein sequence is MARLTALNPEEVTGKTKDLFNAVQAKLGVVPNMMRTMGNSPAVLEGYLNLSGALSHGKLSAKTGELIALAVSESNSCDYCLAAHTFIGEKLVKADPAVLHAARTGNSTDAKTEAILQLAKTLISKGGLVNDEDVNKAKNAGVSDAEIAETIGHVALNVLTNYFNNVANTEIDFPKVSNLELQN, encoded by the coding sequence ATGGCACGATTAACAGCTTTAAACCCAGAAGAAGTAACAGGAAAAACTAAAGATTTATTCAACGCAGTTCAGGCAAAATTAGGCGTTGTACCAAACATGATGAGAACAATGGGAAATTCTCCAGCGGTTTTGGAAGGATATTTAAACTTAAGCGGCGCATTGAGCCACGGAAAATTAAGCGCAAAAACAGGTGAATTAATTGCCTTAGCCGTTTCAGAAAGCAACTCTTGCGATTACTGTTTGGCAGCTCACACCTTTATTGGAGAAAAACTAGTAAAAGCAGATCCAGCGGTTTTACACGCTGCAAGAACAGGAAATTCTACTGATGCAAAAACAGAAGCGATTTTACAATTAGCAAAAACATTAATCAGTAAAGGCGGCTTAGTAAATGACGAAGATGTAAACAAAGCTAAAAACGCTGGAGTTTCTGACGCTGAAATTGCAGAAACTATTGGTCATGTAGCTTTAAACGTTCTGACAAACTACTTTAATAACGTAGCCAATACAGAAATTGACTTTCCAAAAGTTTCCAACTTGGAATTGCAAAACTAA
- the pdhA gene encoding pyruvate dehydrogenase (acetyl-transferring) E1 component subunit alpha has protein sequence MKEVTKEVYLKWYEDMLLWRKFEDKLAALYIQQKVRGFLHLYNGQEAVLAGALHAMDLTKDKMITAYRNHVQPIGMGVDPRNVMAELLGKATGTSKGMGGSMHIFSKEHGFYGGHGIVGAQIPVGAGIAFADKYFNTGGVTMTYFGDGAARQGSLHEAFNMAMLWKLPVVFIVENNGYAMGTSVERTANHTDIWKLGLGYEMPCGPVDGMNPVKVAEAMHEAIERARRGDGPTFLEMKTYRYRGHSMSDAQLYRSKEEVEEYKKIDPITQVLDVILDQKYATEEEIEVIDQRVKDLVEECAKFAEESPYPDLKQLYDVVYAQEDYPFTPHKL, from the coding sequence ATGAAAGAAGTTACAAAAGAGGTATATTTAAAGTGGTATGAAGACATGCTACTTTGGAGAAAGTTTGAAGACAAACTTGCAGCGTTATACATCCAACAAAAAGTTAGAGGTTTTCTACACTTATATAATGGTCAAGAAGCTGTACTAGCAGGTGCTTTGCACGCTATGGATTTGACCAAAGATAAAATGATTACTGCTTACAGAAACCACGTTCAGCCAATCGGTATGGGAGTTGATCCTAGAAACGTAATGGCAGAACTTTTAGGAAAAGCAACAGGAACTTCTAAAGGTATGGGAGGTTCTATGCACATTTTCTCTAAAGAACACGGTTTTTACGGTGGACACGGAATCGTAGGTGCTCAAATCCCAGTTGGGGCGGGTATCGCTTTCGCAGATAAATATTTTAATACTGGCGGTGTTACTATGACTTATTTTGGTGATGGTGCTGCTAGACAAGGTTCTCTTCACGAAGCTTTCAACATGGCTATGTTATGGAAACTTCCAGTTGTATTTATCGTTGAAAACAACGGTTATGCAATGGGAACTTCTGTAGAAAGAACTGCAAACCATACTGACATCTGGAAACTAGGTTTAGGTTACGAAATGCCTTGCGGACCAGTTGACGGAATGAACCCTGTAAAAGTTGCCGAAGCAATGCACGAAGCTATCGAAAGAGCGCGTCGCGGAGACGGACCAACTTTCCTTGAAATGAAAACGTACCGTTACAGAGGACACTCTATGTCTGATGCACAATTATACCGTTCTAAAGAAGAGGTTGAAGAGTACAAAAAAATCGACCCAATTACGCAAGTTCTTGACGTAATCTTGGATCAAAAATATGCTACTGAAGAAGAAATTGAAGTAATTGACCAAAGAGTTAAAGACTTGGTTGAAGAGTGTGCGAAATTCGCTGAAGAATCTCCATACCCAGACTTAAAACAATTATACGATGTAGTATACGCACAAGAAGACTATCCATTTACACCTCATAAATTATAA
- a CDS encoding pyruvate dehydrogenase complex dihydrolipoamide acetyltransferase → MAIKVTMPRLSDTMTEGTVATWLKKVGDKVSEGDILAEIETDKATMEFESFNEGTLLHIGIQAGETAPVDSLLAIIGKEGEDISALLAGGDAPTAEAPKADAPAEAKTETAAPAKAAAELPKGVIVVTMPRLSDTMTEGTVATWLKKVGDTVAEGDILAEIETDKATMEFESFNAGTLLYIGIQEGSTAPVDSLLAIIGPAGTDISGVADNFTAGGAATASAPAAEETKAAPAAQATETVAETSNGGRILASPLAKKIASDKGISLNQVKGSGENGRIVKSDIENFTPSAQAQTAASAPAAKQEASAPAAPKVFVPAGEVYTEEIKNSQMRKIIAKRLSESLFTAPHYNLVIEVSMDEAMQARAAINSVPDTKVSFNDMVIKACALALKKHPKINSTWKEDAIIINHHVNIGVAVAVEDGLVVPVLKFTDAMSLSQIGGSVRDLAGRAKNKKLGPQEMEGSTFTVSNLGMFGITEFNSIINQPNSAILSVGAIVEKPVVKNGQIVVGNTMMLSLACDHRTIDGATGAQFLQTLKQYIESPVTMLA, encoded by the coding sequence ATGGCGATTAAAGTAACAATGCCTCGTTTGAGCGATACTATGACTGAAGGAACGGTAGCAACTTGGCTTAAAAAAGTAGGCGACAAAGTAAGCGAAGGTGATATCTTAGCTGAAATTGAAACAGACAAAGCAACAATGGAGTTCGAATCTTTTAACGAAGGAACTCTTTTACATATCGGAATTCAAGCTGGAGAAACTGCTCCTGTTGATTCATTATTAGCAATCATTGGTAAAGAAGGAGAAGATATTTCTGCTCTTTTAGCTGGTGGTGACGCTCCTACTGCTGAAGCTCCAAAAGCAGATGCTCCTGCTGAAGCAAAAACTGAAACTGCTGCTCCTGCAAAAGCTGCGGCTGAATTACCAAAAGGTGTTATAGTTGTAACTATGCCACGTTTAAGTGATACAATGACTGAAGGTACTGTAGCAACTTGGTTGAAAAAAGTTGGCGATACAGTAGCTGAAGGAGATATCTTAGCAGAAATTGAAACAGACAAAGCTACTATGGAGTTTGAGTCTTTCAATGCTGGAACATTATTATACATCGGAATTCAAGAAGGAAGCACTGCTCCTGTTGACAGCTTATTAGCTATCATTGGGCCTGCAGGAACTGACATTTCTGGAGTTGCCGACAACTTTACTGCTGGCGGCGCTGCAACTGCAAGTGCTCCTGCTGCTGAAGAAACAAAAGCCGCTCCTGCTGCACAAGCTACAGAAACTGTTGCTGAAACTTCAAACGGAGGAAGAATTTTAGCTTCTCCATTAGCTAAAAAAATCGCTTCTGATAAAGGAATCTCATTAAATCAAGTTAAAGGATCTGGAGAAAACGGAAGAATCGTAAAAAGCGATATCGAAAACTTTACTCCATCTGCTCAAGCACAAACTGCTGCTTCAGCTCCTGCTGCTAAACAAGAAGCATCTGCTCCTGCTGCTCCAAAAGTATTTGTTCCTGCTGGTGAAGTTTACACAGAAGAGATCAAAAACTCTCAAATGCGTAAAATCATTGCAAAACGTCTTTCTGAATCTTTATTCACTGCTCCTCACTACAACTTAGTGATCGAAGTAAGCATGGACGAAGCAATGCAAGCTAGAGCTGCTATCAACAGCGTTCCAGATACAAAAGTATCTTTCAACGATATGGTAATCAAAGCTTGTGCTTTAGCATTGAAAAAACACCCAAAAATCAACTCTACTTGGAAAGAAGATGCTATCATCATCAACCACCACGTAAATATTGGTGTTGCCGTAGCTGTTGAGGACGGATTAGTAGTTCCTGTATTGAAATTTACAGATGCTATGAGTTTATCTCAAATTGGTGGATCTGTAAGAGATCTTGCTGGAAGAGCTAAAAACAAAAAACTTGGACCACAAGAAATGGAAGGAAGTACTTTTACAGTATCTAACCTTGGTATGTTTGGTATTACTGAATTCAATTCAATTATCAACCAACCAAACTCTGCAATCCTTTCTGTAGGTGCAATTGTTGAGAAACCAGTAGTTAAAAACGGTCAAATCGTAGTTGGAAACACAATGATGTTATCATTAGCTTGTGACCACAGAACAATTGACGGTGCAACTGGAGCTCAGTTCTTACAAACATTAAAACAATACATCGAAAGCCCAGTTACAATGTTGGCGTAA
- a CDS encoding AsmA-like C-terminal region-containing protein: MEKSKSRSIVFKIAKYTGITFAVIIGLLFLTPIVFEDQIKEQIKKTANERLSAELNYSDVSVSFFHHFPSLTLTLDNLSLNGSAPYTNEKFITAKEVSFGINVASLIFSKSVKIDQIYLSDSFINVKVNPEGEANYNIYKSQEQASKAKDSSDTALKLERIEILNSKIVYDDKSTKVHFDAFGFNYLGKGDLNKAVFDLYSKANIEKLNIVYEDEPYLMNKKVDADLITKVNINSLSFFFQQNNLKINQLLVDFKGKFDFLKDGYNMDFVIKSDNSKLYDVFTALPPKYITWLSKTELKGNTNLLLTLKGKYITSENIAPDLNLDVKVTDGFVNYNKSAFPVSNLNLDVKTTVPSLNPDLVIVDAKNLSLNINQDYLKSKFLVKGVNTPDINADFKAKIDLEKLMKALGIPDIELKGTLAGDVKANGIFDQKNKRFPVINGVLNLDNGYLKTPYYPNPITDITIKSKIENQKGTFADLKVNLQPTQFTFEGKPVFVQADLSNFDDLSYDVKAKGELDISRIYRVFSQKGLDLDGFVKADVSLKGKQSDAEKGNYSKLNNKGTLELRNIGIASEYLPKKFIIKEGIFKINQDKMSFNNFLAAYGQSDFKMNGYLQNVFNYVMTNTGVLKGSFKVTSRYINVDEFMSSVDPNTPVTQSSAPKTETKPSENTQTGVIIIPTNLNLQLIANAQKVNFDKLNLQNATGNLSMKNGKLTMQNTGFNLIGCNVSMNANYQAVTPQKANFDYAIKATDFDIKRAYNEVEVFRKMASAAEKAQGIVSLDYQLKGRLNANMDPVYPSLVGGGTLSVKDVKVRGLKMFNAVSKQTNSESMKNPDLSKVDIKTTVKNNIITVERFKFKFAGFRPRIEGTTSLDGKLNLKMRLGLPPFGIFGIPLTVTGTQDNPKVKVGKKTEDLEETKDSEE, from the coding sequence ATGGAGAAAAGTAAATCCAGATCAATCGTTTTTAAAATTGCGAAGTATACCGGAATAACTTTCGCAGTTATCATAGGATTATTATTTTTAACGCCTATCGTCTTTGAGGATCAGATTAAAGAGCAAATAAAGAAAACGGCCAACGAAAGGTTAAGTGCAGAATTGAATTATTCTGATGTTTCGGTGTCGTTTTTTCACCATTTCCCCTCACTTACTTTAACCTTAGACAACCTAAGCCTGAATGGTTCGGCTCCGTATACGAACGAAAAATTCATTACCGCAAAAGAGGTTTCTTTCGGAATAAATGTAGCAAGTTTGATTTTCAGCAAATCGGTGAAAATTGATCAGATTTATTTATCGGATTCTTTTATAAACGTAAAAGTAAATCCAGAAGGAGAAGCAAATTACAATATTTACAAATCGCAGGAACAGGCTTCTAAAGCTAAAGATAGCAGTGACACAGCACTAAAACTAGAACGAATCGAGATTTTAAACAGTAAAATCGTTTACGATGACAAATCGACTAAAGTTCATTTTGACGCATTCGGTTTTAATTATTTAGGAAAAGGAGATTTAAACAAAGCTGTCTTTGATTTATATTCTAAAGCAAACATCGAAAAATTAAATATCGTTTACGAAGATGAACCGTATTTAATGAACAAAAAGGTTGATGCCGATTTGATTACAAAAGTAAACATCAACTCACTTTCTTTCTTTTTCCAACAGAATAACCTTAAAATCAATCAGCTTTTGGTCGATTTTAAAGGAAAATTTGATTTTTTGAAGGACGGTTATAATATGGATTTTGTCATTAAATCTGACAACAGCAAACTTTATGATGTCTTTACAGCCTTACCGCCAAAATATATTACATGGCTTTCTAAAACAGAATTAAAAGGAAATACAAATCTACTGCTGACTTTAAAAGGAAAATATATTACTTCTGAAAATATCGCTCCAGATCTGAATTTGGATGTAAAAGTAACTGATGGTTTTGTTAATTATAACAAAAGCGCATTCCCAGTTTCAAACTTAAACTTAGACGTTAAAACGACCGTTCCTTCTTTAAATCCAGATTTGGTAATTGTTGATGCAAAAAACTTATCGTTAAACATTAATCAGGATTATTTAAAATCGAAATTCTTGGTTAAAGGTGTAAACACGCCAGATATCAATGCTGATTTTAAAGCCAAAATTGATCTTGAAAAATTAATGAAGGCACTTGGAATCCCTGACATTGAATTAAAAGGAACTCTGGCTGGCGATGTAAAAGCAAACGGAATATTTGACCAAAAAAACAAGCGTTTTCCTGTTATAAACGGAGTCCTTAATTTGGATAATGGATATTTAAAAACGCCATATTATCCAAACCCGATTACCGATATTACGATTAAATCTAAAATCGAAAACCAAAAAGGAACATTTGCTGATCTAAAAGTAAATTTACAGCCAACGCAATTTACTTTTGAAGGAAAACCCGTTTTTGTTCAGGCCGATTTAAGCAATTTTGATGATTTGAGTTATGATGTAAAAGCTAAAGGTGAATTGGACATTAGCAGAATTTATAGAGTTTTCTCCCAAAAAGGCCTTGATCTAGACGGTTTTGTAAAAGCTGACGTATCCTTAAAAGGAAAACAAAGCGATGCCGAAAAAGGAAATTACAGCAAATTAAACAACAAAGGAACACTCGAATTAAGAAATATCGGAATTGCTTCTGAATACCTTCCGAAGAAATTTATTATCAAAGAAGGAATTTTCAAAATCAATCAGGATAAAATGTCTTTTAATAATTTCCTTGCTGCATACGGACAGTCTGATTTTAAAATGAATGGTTATTTACAGAACGTTTTTAATTATGTAATGACTAATACAGGCGTTTTAAAAGGTTCTTTTAAAGTTACTTCTCGATACATCAATGTTGACGAATTCATGTCTAGCGTTGACCCAAACACACCTGTAACACAGAGTTCTGCTCCTAAAACTGAAACAAAACCATCTGAAAACACTCAGACTGGCGTTATTATTATTCCAACCAATTTAAATTTACAGTTGATTGCAAATGCTCAAAAAGTAAATTTTGACAAATTAAATCTTCAGAACGCAACTGGAAATTTATCCATGAAAAATGGCAAATTAACCATGCAGAATACTGGTTTTAATTTAATTGGATGCAACGTTTCAATGAACGCCAATTACCAAGCTGTAACACCGCAAAAAGCCAATTTTGATTATGCTATAAAAGCAACAGATTTTGACATCAAGAGAGCATATAACGAAGTCGAAGTTTTCAGAAAAATGGCTAGCGCCGCAGAAAAAGCACAAGGAATTGTTTCTTTAGATTATCAGCTAAAAGGTCGTTTAAACGCAAATATGGATCCTGTTTATCCTTCACTTGTTGGAGGCGGAACTCTTTCTGTAAAAGATGTAAAAGTGAGAGGTTTGAAAATGTTTAATGCTGTAAGCAAGCAAACCAATTCTGAGTCTATGAAAAACCCAGATCTTTCTAAAGTTGATATTAAAACGACAGTCAAGAACAATATCATAACCGTAGAACGCTTTAAATTTAAG
- a CDS encoding glycosyltransferase family 4 protein, with product MNQIKKLLIVGFVWPEPKSSAAGGRMMQLISIFKENGFEITFASAAQDSDFMVDLSEFGVIKKSIELNSSSFDDFVAELNPDVVLFDRFMIEEQFGWRVVEKCPKAIRILDTEDLHCLRTARQKAFKENRIFELEDLLSEEVAKREIASILRCDLSLIISEFEMNILKEVFRINEDLLFYLPFLVDEMKEEDLQQLPSFENRNDFVFIGNFLHEPNWNTVQYLKEAIWPSVKKDFPEAVLKVFGAYPSQKVLQLHQPKNGFYIMGRAEDANEIVKNAKVVLAPIRFGAGLKGKLLEAMQCGTPSITTSVGSEAMHANLPWNGFIEDDSAEFAKKAIELYQNENLWKQSQKNGIEIINKCYQKKDYSEKLISLTNSFLIDSKSHRLHNFMGNLLQHHAFKSTMYMSKWIEAKNK from the coding sequence ATGAATCAAATAAAAAAACTTTTAATTGTTGGGTTCGTTTGGCCCGAGCCAAAGTCTTCTGCTGCAGGCGGAAGAATGATGCAATTGATTTCTATTTTCAAGGAAAATGGATTTGAAATTACATTTGCAAGCGCGGCTCAGGACAGCGATTTTATGGTTGATTTATCTGAATTTGGAGTAATAAAAAAAAGCATCGAACTTAATTCTTCAAGTTTTGATGATTTTGTAGCCGAATTAAATCCAGATGTTGTCTTGTTTGATCGATTTATGATCGAAGAACAATTTGGCTGGAGAGTTGTTGAAAAGTGTCCAAAAGCGATTCGAATTTTAGATACAGAAGATTTACATTGTTTAAGAACTGCAAGGCAAAAAGCTTTCAAAGAAAACCGCATTTTTGAATTAGAAGATTTATTGTCAGAAGAAGTGGCAAAAAGAGAAATTGCCAGTATTTTGCGTTGCGATTTATCTTTGATTATTTCAGAATTTGAAATGAATATTCTAAAAGAGGTTTTCAGGATTAATGAAGACTTACTTTTTTATCTTCCTTTTTTAGTTGATGAAATGAAAGAAGAAGATTTGCAGCAATTGCCTTCTTTTGAAAACCGAAATGATTTTGTTTTTATTGGAAATTTTCTTCATGAACCCAATTGGAATACCGTTCAATATTTGAAAGAAGCCATTTGGCCTTCTGTAAAAAAAGATTTTCCAGAAGCAGTTTTGAAGGTTTTTGGCGCTTATCCGTCACAAAAAGTATTGCAATTGCATCAGCCTAAAAACGGTTTTTACATTATGGGAAGGGCAGAAGACGCCAATGAAATTGTAAAAAATGCAAAAGTAGTTTTGGCGCCAATTCGTTTTGGAGCAGGATTAAAAGGAAAATTGCTGGAAGCCATGCAGTGTGGAACGCCAAGCATAACTACTTCTGTTGGTTCTGAAGCCATGCATGCAAATTTGCCTTGGAATGGTTTCATTGAAGATGATTCAGCAGAATTTGCTAAAAAAGCGATTGAGCTTTACCAGAATGAAAATCTTTGGAAACAATCTCAAAAAAATGGAATTGAAATCATAAATAAATGCTATCAAAAAAAGGATTATTCAGAGAAATTGATTTCATTGACAAATTCATTTTTGATTGATTCAAAAAGCCATCGTCTTCATAATTTTATGGGGAATTTGTTGCAACATCACGCTTTTAAAAGCACGATGTATATGTCAAAATGGATTGAAGCGAAGAACAAATAG
- a CDS encoding hydrolase/aminopeptidase codes for MKKLILVALFLTAIACQKKEQTEKTAAVADEHSYSKPELAIAKHLDLDIKVDFDTQTISGKASWTIDNISKGNEIIFDENTLNITKVTLGDDEKETKFELGAATEFHGKPLHITIEPNTTKVNIYYNTTKDGVALQWLKPEQTADKKKPFVFSQGESVWSRTWIPCQDSPGIRFTYNAKVTVPKDLLAVMSAVNPQKKNDTGIYTFKQDKAIPSYLMAIAVGDIEFQAIDNRTGVYAEPSVLKSAAYEFAELGKMVNAAEKLYGPYRWGRYDVLVLPPSFPYGGMENPNLTFLTPGVLAGDRSLTSLLAHELGHSWSGNLVTNATWDDIWLNEGFTTYVEHRIGEAIFGKKEFDMQNVITNKELVDNVAEYGDTSPDTRLKVSLTGRNPDDGISMIPYVKGYSFLRVIENAVGREKFDPFIKNYFDSHAFQSITTEDFVKYLNENLIKGDKVLADKIQLDNWIYKPGIPSNILPVSSAEFDAIDVIQKSWRETGVAGLSKKITTTAERQHFIDHLPADITVKEMEAIDNEFNFTKGGNFIIKRQWFVQALRHQYKPAYPAIEQFLIGISRTGSVMMLYKEMVKTPEGKVWAKQVFDKAKSGYHATTIQAVEGVLK; via the coding sequence ATGAAGAAACTAATTCTTGTCGCTTTATTTCTGACAGCAATTGCTTGCCAGAAAAAAGAGCAAACAGAAAAAACAGCTGCTGTTGCAGACGAACACAGTTACTCTAAACCAGAACTTGCTATTGCAAAGCATCTTGATCTTGATATCAAAGTTGATTTTGACACACAAACTATTTCTGGAAAAGCATCTTGGACAATTGACAACATCAGTAAAGGAAACGAAATTATTTTTGACGAAAACACTTTAAACATTACAAAAGTAACTTTAGGTGACGACGAAAAAGAAACAAAATTCGAGCTTGGTGCAGCCACAGAATTTCACGGAAAACCACTTCATATTACAATCGAGCCAAACACAACCAAAGTAAATATTTATTACAATACCACTAAAGATGGTGTAGCTTTGCAATGGCTAAAACCAGAGCAAACTGCCGACAAAAAGAAACCTTTTGTTTTCTCTCAAGGCGAAAGTGTTTGGTCTAGAACCTGGATTCCGTGTCAGGATTCACCAGGAATTCGTTTTACTTATAATGCAAAAGTTACGGTTCCTAAAGATTTATTGGCGGTTATGAGCGCTGTAAATCCGCAGAAGAAAAATGACACTGGAATTTATACTTTCAAACAAGACAAAGCAATTCCTTCTTATTTAATGGCAATTGCAGTTGGAGATATTGAATTTCAAGCAATCGATAACAGAACTGGAGTTTATGCAGAACCATCTGTTCTAAAAAGCGCGGCGTACGAATTTGCTGAACTTGGAAAAATGGTAAATGCTGCTGAAAAATTATACGGACCATACAGATGGGGACGTTATGATGTTTTGGTTTTACCTCCAAGTTTCCCTTATGGCGGAATGGAAAATCCGAACTTGACTTTCTTGACTCCTGGAGTACTTGCTGGAGATCGTTCGCTTACAAGTTTGTTAGCACACGAATTAGGGCACAGCTGGAGCGGAAACTTAGTCACAAACGCAACGTGGGATGATATTTGGTTAAACGAAGGTTTTACTACTTATGTTGAACATAGAATTGGAGAAGCTATTTTCGGGAAGAAAGAATTTGACATGCAAAACGTTATCACCAATAAAGAATTGGTTGACAATGTTGCCGAATATGGAGACACAAGTCCAGATACGAGATTAAAAGTTAGTTTGACAGGAAGAAACCCTGATGACGGAATCAGCATGATTCCTTATGTAAAAGGATATTCTTTTTTAAGAGTTATTGAAAATGCGGTTGGACGCGAGAAATTTGATCCGTTTATTAAGAATTATTTCGATTCTCATGCTTTTCAATCTATTACAACAGAAGATTTCGTCAAATATTTGAATGAAAACCTAATCAAAGGCGACAAAGTTTTAGCAGATAAAATCCAATTGGACAACTGGATTTACAAACCTGGAATCCCATCAAACATTCTTCCAGTTAGCTCTGCAGAATTTGATGCTATTGACGTAATCCAAAAAAGCTGGAGAGAAACTGGTGTTGCAGGTTTAAGCAAAAAAATCACTACAACTGCAGAAAGACAACATTTTATAGATCATCTTCCTGCTGATATCACAGTTAAAGAAATGGAAGCCATTGACAACGAATTCAACTTTACAAAAGGCGGAAATTTCATTATCAAACGTCAATGGTTTGTTCAGGCATTACGTCATCAATATAAACCTGCCTATCCTGCAATTGAGCAATTTTTAATCGGAATCAGCAGAACAGGTTCTGTAATGATGCTTTATAAAGAAATGGTTAAAACTCCTGAAGGAAAAGTTTGGGCTAAACAGGTTTTTGACAAAGCTAAATCTGGTTATCATGCTACAACTATTCAAGCTGTTGAAGGGGTTTTGAAATAA
- a CDS encoding helix-turn-helix domain-containing protein has translation MKPNMSSQNVFTLINPQNGNLAFKILPFDDNSHFDHLQRNNYYSLIWVTKGKGKVKADFAEHHFEENSLLAFSPYQPFMLCVNEPIEGVAIHFHPDFYCIHMHQKEVSCNGVLFNNIYQPPYVQVTEQAEQTFKMVIDQMKAEIQNAELAQYELLISYLKIFLITASRLKTEQLEDMKSVPDSKEPLILQSLKDAIELNFKTKHSAGNYAELLNISPKALAKLSKNYFNKTLTDLISERIIIEAKRELYLTNKTVKEIAYELGYDDEHYFSRFFKTNADVSPQMYRETVGFGKMEA, from the coding sequence ATGAAACCGAATATGAGCTCTCAGAATGTTTTCACTTTAATCAATCCGCAAAACGGTAATTTGGCTTTTAAAATTCTTCCTTTTGACGACAACAGCCATTTTGATCATTTACAGCGCAACAATTACTACTCATTAATTTGGGTGACCAAAGGAAAAGGCAAAGTAAAAGCTGATTTTGCGGAGCATCATTTTGAAGAAAACTCTCTTCTTGCCTTTTCGCCTTATCAGCCTTTTATGCTTTGTGTGAATGAGCCAATTGAAGGAGTTGCGATTCATTTTCATCCCGACTTTTATTGCATTCACATGCATCAAAAAGAGGTTTCGTGCAATGGCGTTTTATTCAATAACATTTATCAGCCACCTTATGTTCAGGTTACAGAACAAGCGGAACAGACTTTTAAAATGGTGATTGACCAAATGAAAGCTGAGATTCAAAATGCAGAATTAGCGCAGTACGAATTATTGATTTCTTATTTAAAGATCTTTTTAATTACAGCTTCAAGATTAAAAACAGAACAATTAGAAGACATGAAATCGGTTCCAGATTCAAAAGAGCCTTTAATTCTTCAAAGCTTGAAAGATGCAATTGAACTCAATTTTAAAACTAAACATTCAGCTGGAAATTATGCTGAGTTATTAAACATTTCCCCAAAAGCATTAGCAAAATTGTCTAAGAATTATTTCAACAAAACCTTAACCGATTTGATTTCAGAAAGAATTATTATTGAAGCTAAAAGAGAATTATACTTGACTAATAAAACAGTAAAAGAGATTGCCTACGAATTAGGTTATGATGACGAACATTATTTCAGCCGTTTCTTTAAAACCAATGCAGATGTTTCACCTCAAATGTATCGTGAAACTGTTGGTTTTGGCAAAATGGAAGCCTAG
- a CDS encoding tRNA-(ms[2]io[6]A)-hydroxylase: MLGLKLATDPRWVNIVESNIEEILTDHAWCEQKAASNAISIVTYNSEIEELVTEMLEIAREELEHFQMVHNIIKQRGLTLGRERKDHYVNELFKFMKKDGSRRDALCDRLLFSAMIEARSCERFKVLSENIKDEELAKFYRDLMISEAGHYTTFLGFARKYQDNIDIDKRWKEWIEYEGSIITNYGKQETVHG; encoded by the coding sequence ATGTTGGGATTAAAATTAGCTACAGACCCTCGCTGGGTAAATATCGTTGAGTCAAATATCGAAGAAATTTTAACGGATCATGCCTGGTGCGAGCAAAAAGCGGCTTCAAACGCGATTAGTATCGTCACTTATAACTCTGAAATTGAAGAACTGGTAACCGAAATGCTTGAAATTGCCAGAGAAGAACTGGAACATTTTCAGATGGTTCACAACATTATCAAACAACGCGGACTTACTTTAGGTCGTGAACGAAAAGATCATTATGTAAATGAACTTTTTAAATTCATGAAAAAAGATGGAAGCCGAAGAGATGCTCTTTGCGACCGATTATTGTTTTCTGCAATGATTGAAGCCAGAAGCTGCGAACGTTTTAAAGTGCTTTCAGAAAATATCAAAGATGAGGAATTAGCTAAATTCTACCGTGATTTAATGATTTCTGAAGCAGGACATTACACTACTTTTTTAGGATTTGCCAGAAAATATCAAGACAATATCGATATCGATAAACGCTGGAAGGAATGGATTGAATATGAAGGTTCTATCATTACCAATTATGGTAAACAAGAAACCGTTCACGGATAA